The Toxoplasma gondii ME49 unplaced genomic scaffold asmbl.1171, whole genome shotgun sequence genome window below encodes:
- a CDS encoding hypothetical protein (encoded by transcript TGME49_323320) — MFTWTQESQQQALVDEKSSCLHRRMHEHYEIFSLRLWRQTYPFRLDSVSAATAQEVKQFTITCAQKTTPQPDIHSCTGVPVEVRKIFTGFLHRFVEDRRLPGEVAEEFLAATHAGGIEGPDQ; from the coding sequence ATGTTTACATGGACGCAAGAATCGCAGCAGCAAGCATTGGTCGACGAGAAATCGTCATGCTTACACAGAAGGATGCATGAGCATTATGAAATCTTCTCTTTAAGGTTGTGGCGTCAAACGTATCCATTCAGATTAGATTCCGTCTCCGCCGCGACGGCGCAAGAGGTGAAGCAGTTCACCATTACGTGTGCACAGAAGACTACGCCGCAACCCGACATCCACTCGTGCACAGGAGTCCCCGTTGAGGTCCGGAAAATCTTCACGGGATTTTTACATAGGTTCGTCGAAGATCGACGTCTCCCCGGTGAGGTTGCAGAGGAGTTCCTTGCCGCTACACACGCTGGTGGTATCGAGGGGCCTGATCAGTAA